The proteins below are encoded in one region of Streptomyces roseirectus:
- a CDS encoding pilus assembly protein TadG-related protein yields the protein MTRPPHRQDRGQITVFVVILTTAVVMFAGLLLDGGLALAAQVRALGEAQEAARAGAQALDLNAYRTTGTVRLLPDEARTRARTHLAGTGSGDIGTVTVTDDTVTVTVTAHQRTQLLRVLGLDTLTVTATGTARPAHGITTPDP from the coding sequence ATGACGAGACCCCCGCACCGTCAGGACCGCGGTCAGATCACCGTGTTCGTCGTCATCCTGACCACCGCCGTGGTGATGTTCGCCGGTCTCCTCCTGGACGGCGGCCTCGCCCTGGCCGCGCAGGTCCGTGCTCTCGGCGAGGCCCAGGAAGCCGCCCGCGCCGGTGCCCAGGCCCTCGACCTGAACGCCTACCGCACCACCGGCACCGTCCGCCTCCTGCCCGACGAAGCCCGCACCCGCGCCCGCACCCACCTCGCCGGCACCGGCTCCGGCGACATCGGCACCGTCACGGTCACCGACGACACGGTCACCGTGACCGTCACCGCCCACCAGCGCACCCAACTCCTTCGCGTGCTGGGCCTGGACACCCTCACCGTGACCGCCACCGGCACCGCCCGCCCCGCCCACGGCATCACCACCCCCGACCCCTGA
- a CDS encoding TadE/TadG family type IV pilus assembly protein — MTPPHRERGSATVELVLLAPVLLMLLWFLVCCGRLSDTRLQIEDAAHQAARAATHHHTRPGAAEAARTTAAAALDDAGITCQDLTVTTHDTPSNGTTATAEVTCTVGLQDLALLQVPGTTTLTARATAPVDRFRSRTPRFEDSEAHWGANRGAGGER; from the coding sequence ATGACCCCACCCCACCGCGAGCGTGGGTCGGCGACGGTCGAACTCGTCCTGCTGGCACCGGTGTTGCTGATGCTGCTGTGGTTCCTGGTCTGCTGCGGACGCTTGTCCGACACTCGTCTGCAGATCGAGGACGCCGCCCACCAGGCCGCCCGCGCCGCCACCCACCACCACACCCGGCCAGGTGCTGCCGAAGCCGCCCGCACCACGGCCGCCGCCGCCCTGGACGACGCCGGGATCACCTGCCAGGACCTGACCGTCACCACCCACGACACCCCGTCCAACGGCACCACCGCCACCGCCGAAGTCACCTGCACCGTCGGCCTCCAAGACCTCGCCCTCCTCCAGGTCCCCGGCACCACCACCCTCACCGCCCGAGCCACCGCTCCCGTCGACCGCTTCCGTTCCAGAACTCCGAGGTTCGAGGACTCCGAGGCGCACTGGGGCGCGAACCGGGGCGCAGGTGGTGAGCGGTGA
- a CDS encoding TadE/TadG family type IV pilus assembly protein encodes MPVDTRRRAHGDRGAVTVETVTVMPLLLTLVLLLAQVTVWWHAVHIAQATAAHALAATRTETATPADGHTEADTLLGQLGHGPLHDVRITVTRTADRADVRITATAAPVIPFLHLPVRVHASGPVERFRPRAAP; translated from the coding sequence ATGCCCGTTGACACGCGAAGACGCGCGCACGGCGACAGGGGAGCGGTCACCGTCGAGACGGTGACCGTCATGCCGCTCCTGCTCACCCTGGTGCTCCTGCTGGCCCAGGTCACCGTCTGGTGGCACGCCGTCCATATCGCCCAGGCCACCGCCGCCCACGCCCTGGCCGCCACTCGCACCGAAACCGCCACCCCCGCCGACGGCCACACCGAAGCCGACACCCTCCTCGGCCAGCTCGGCCACGGCCCCCTGCACGACGTCCGCATCACCGTCACCCGCACCGCCGACCGCGCCGACGTCCGCATCACCGCCACCGCAGCCCCAGTGATCCCCTTCCTCCACCTCCCCGTCCGCGTCCACGCCTCCGGGCCCGTGGAACGCTTCCGCCCCCGGGCGGCACCATGA